The Pirellulales bacterium genome contains a region encoding:
- a CDS encoding ECF-type sigma factor gives MAAPMNEVTRILSAVEQGDPQAAEQLLPVVYNELRKLAAHRLTQEEPGQTLQATALVHEAYIRLVDVEKAQHWDSRGHFFAAAAESMRRILLNRARDRKRLKRGGDLKRIDLDEIELALDTPDEDLMALDEAIECLEHEDPLCANLVKLRFFAGLSLGDAAHALGVTRRVADRHWAYARAWLYARLRDEK, from the coding sequence GTGGCGGCGCCGATGAACGAAGTCACTCGCATTCTGTCCGCCGTCGAGCAAGGCGATCCGCAGGCCGCCGAGCAACTCTTGCCGGTCGTGTACAACGAATTGCGCAAGTTGGCTGCGCATCGGCTGACTCAGGAAGAACCTGGGCAGACGCTTCAGGCGACGGCGCTGGTACACGAGGCCTATATCCGGCTGGTCGATGTAGAAAAGGCACAACACTGGGATTCACGCGGCCATTTCTTTGCGGCGGCGGCAGAATCAATGCGGCGAATACTCCTCAACCGCGCCCGAGATCGAAAACGGTTGAAGCGTGGTGGGGACCTTAAGCGAATTGACCTGGACGAGATCGAGCTTGCCCTGGACACACCCGATGAAGATTTGATGGCCCTCGACGAAGCCATTGAATGCCTTGAACACGAGGATCCTCTTTGTGCCAACCTCGTCAAGCTGCGATTCTTCGCTGGCCTAAGCCTCGGAGACGCTGCGCACGCTTTAGGGGTGACGCGGCGCGTCGCCGACCGGCATTGGGCATACGCCAGGGCCTGGCTTTACGCTCGTCTTCGTGACGAGAAATAG